A single window of Alphaproteobacteria bacterium DNA harbors:
- a CDS encoding carbonic anhydrase translates to MVSRNRFTRRRVLIGGAAAAALAASPLEATASPRVAPAEVLARLRSGNDRYANNISANRDYSAGRAERSVGQAPFAALLGCADSRVAPELVFDQPPGQLFVVSVAGNFVNEDGLASLEYGAKVLGTSVIMVLGHSACGAVSAMIKNVTENAQLPGHLPSLIDAIRPAVMAAKAQHPPDLLAAATAENVRRNVSYLETAPPILANLVAKGDLMIVGGVYDIATGRVNIL, encoded by the coding sequence ATGGTCTCTCGTAACCGATTCACGCGGCGCCGCGTCCTGATCGGCGGTGCCGCGGCCGCAGCCCTGGCGGCATCGCCGCTGGAGGCGACTGCGTCACCGCGCGTCGCGCCGGCCGAGGTGCTGGCGCGGCTCCGCAGTGGCAACGACCGATACGCGAACAATATATCGGCCAACAGGGATTATTCGGCGGGACGCGCCGAGCGATCGGTGGGACAAGCTCCGTTCGCCGCGCTCCTCGGTTGCGCCGATTCGCGGGTCGCCCCGGAGCTGGTGTTCGATCAGCCGCCGGGGCAGTTGTTCGTGGTCAGCGTGGCCGGGAATTTCGTCAACGAAGACGGCCTCGCCAGCCTTGAATACGGGGCAAAGGTACTGGGAACGTCGGTGATCATGGTGCTCGGTCATTCCGCCTGCGGGGCGGTGAGCGCGATGATCAAGAACGTCACCGAGAACGCGCAATTGCCCGGTCACCTGCCCAGTTTGATCGATGCGATCAGGCCGGCCGTGATGGCTGCCAAGGCACAGCATCCCCCCGACCTCCTGGCGGCAGCCACGGCCGAGAATGTGCGGCGCAATGTCTCTTATCTCGAGACCGCGCCGCCGATCCTGGCCAATTTGGTCGCCAAAGGTGATCTGATGATCGTGGGCGGCGTATATGACATCGCTACAGGGCGGGTGAACATTCTCTGA
- a CDS encoding RidA family protein — protein MVAGAPRPVAPFSHAVEVDGWIMLTGQMPTDPDDPDAPLANEIAAQTRRVMDNLVIVLNGLDLALSNVVSARAYLTEFKRDYAAFNDAYRSYFPTDRLPARTCIGVTALAVDALVEVDMLARR, from the coding sequence ATGGTTGCCGGTGCGCCACGCCCGGTGGCGCCGTTCTCCCACGCCGTGGAGGTCGACGGCTGGATCATGCTGACCGGGCAAATGCCGACCGATCCGGACGACCCGGATGCGCCGCTCGCCAATGAAATCGCGGCCCAGACCAGACGCGTCATGGACAATCTTGTCATCGTCCTCAACGGGCTCGACCTTGCCCTTTCGAACGTCGTTTCGGCGCGCGCCTACCTGACCGAGTTCAAGCGCGACTATGCCGCATTCAACGACGCCTACCGGTCCTACTTCCCCACCGACCGCCTGCCGGCCCGCACCTGCATCGGCGTCACCGCACTTGCCGTTGACGCCTTGGTCGAGGTCGACATGCTGGCCAGACGCTAG
- the sfsA gene encoding DNA/RNA nuclease SfsA yields the protein MQFPAPLHRGILIRRYKRFLSDVELDDGTTVTAHCANPGAMLGLTEPGSEVWLSPAQNPARKLKYSWEMIRVGDHLVGINTSHPNGLVEEAVAADLVPELSGYASRRREVKYGRNSRIDLLLEDDNRPDCYVEVKNVHFKRGAAAEFPDSVTARGTKHLGELGDMVEAGHRAVMFYVVQRGDCDRLRIAADIDPTYAQALDEARRRGVEVLCYACDMSTTAITVDAPLELEG from the coding sequence ATGCAGTTTCCCGCTCCCCTTCACCGCGGCATCCTGATCCGACGCTACAAGCGGTTCCTCAGCGATGTGGAACTCGACGACGGCACCACGGTGACGGCCCATTGTGCAAATCCTGGCGCCATGCTGGGTCTGACCGAACCAGGGTCGGAGGTGTGGCTTTCGCCGGCGCAGAATCCGGCCCGCAAGCTCAAATACAGCTGGGAAATGATCCGCGTCGGCGACCATCTCGTCGGTATCAATACCAGCCACCCCAACGGATTGGTCGAGGAGGCGGTGGCCGCCGACCTGGTGCCCGAACTGTCCGGCTATGCGAGCCGGCGGCGCGAGGTCAAATACGGTCGAAATTCGCGGATCGACCTGCTCCTCGAAGACGACAACCGGCCCGACTGCTACGTCGAGGTCAAGAACGTCCACTTCAAGCGCGGCGCCGCGGCCGAGTTTCCGGATTCGGTCACGGCGCGCGGTACCAAGCATCTCGGCGAACTGGGCGATATGGTCGAGGCCGGCCACCGTGCGGTCATGTTCTATGTCGTCCAGCGCGGCGATTGCGACCGTTTGCGCATTGCCGCCGACATCGACCCGACCTACGCGCAGGCCCTGGACGAGGCCCGCCGGCGCGGCGTCGAAGTTCTATGTTACGCTTGCGATATGTCGACGACCGCGATTACCGTGGACGCGCCATTGGAACTGGAAGGATAG
- a CDS encoding ATP-grasp domain-containing protein, which produces MMRPSEARGSGDRGTVLVLGQHNRQALAIVRSLHAAGYRTMLSRDERPSPTEASRCVDEIWRHPPLIGDADEFPGALNRLVSERPDLHTVFPSGDLEVAVLTELGGRLPKSLTVVMPDRSAVTACLDKIEATGIADTLGIPVAPYRVVTDLPGLFDGFREIGFPCIVKPTRLLHRVHRRKAIICRDMDGADAHFPAWPKGHDRLMVQEYVPGQVRSIQFAAKSGEIHSGIQIDTLRTDWLDGVGLSSTFATVPLSARLSDCTARLARHLHYTGVGAIQFHGVESGRYTFLELNPRQCALSELPRRLGLDFPILALNLAMGEPIDVETTEPGYPIGVRASSVHLDLTGMRRAFRGGEIDLWGATRWSGAAALSFLRAQTDTACSWRDPLPGLYGFFAPRRGSRKPAIN; this is translated from the coding sequence ATGATGCGCCCATCTGAGGCAAGGGGTTCGGGTGATCGGGGCACCGTTCTGGTGCTCGGCCAGCACAACCGTCAGGCATTGGCGATCGTTCGGTCCCTGCATGCCGCGGGATATCGGACGATGCTGAGCCGCGACGAGCGTCCGTCGCCGACCGAGGCGTCGCGGTGCGTCGATGAAATCTGGCGCCATCCGCCGCTCATCGGCGACGCCGACGAGTTCCCTGGCGCATTGAATCGTTTGGTTTCCGAACGGCCCGATCTTCACACGGTGTTTCCGAGCGGCGATTTGGAAGTGGCGGTCCTCACCGAACTCGGGGGCAGACTGCCAAAATCACTCACCGTTGTCATGCCGGACCGGTCGGCCGTCACGGCCTGCCTGGACAAAATTGAAGCGACCGGTATCGCGGATACCCTCGGCATACCCGTCGCACCCTATCGGGTCGTGACAGACCTGCCCGGGCTTTTCGACGGGTTCCGCGAAATCGGCTTCCCCTGTATCGTCAAGCCGACGCGGCTGCTTCATCGTGTGCACCGCCGCAAGGCCATCATCTGCCGCGACATGGACGGCGCGGACGCGCATTTCCCTGCGTGGCCGAAGGGTCACGATCGGCTCATGGTCCAGGAATATGTCCCCGGTCAGGTCCGATCAATCCAGTTCGCCGCCAAGTCCGGTGAGATTCATAGTGGAATCCAGATCGACACCCTGAGAACCGATTGGCTCGATGGTGTCGGGCTTTCGTCCACCTTTGCCACGGTGCCGCTTTCGGCGCGGTTGTCGGACTGCACCGCGCGACTGGCGCGACACCTTCACTATACCGGGGTCGGCGCGATTCAATTCCACGGCGTCGAATCCGGGCGGTACACATTCCTCGAACTCAACCCGCGGCAATGCGCGCTCTCCGAGTTACCCCGAAGGCTCGGCCTGGATTTCCCGATCTTGGCCTTGAATCTGGCGATGGGCGAGCCGATTGACGTCGAAACGACCGAACCCGGGTACCCGATCGGCGTTCGCGCGTCCTCCGTTCACCTCGATCTCACCGGCATGCGGCGCGCTTTTCGTGGTGGCGAAATCGACCTATGGGGGGCGACCCGCTGGTCCGGGGCGGCGGCGCTGTCGTTCCTCCGCGCACAAACGGACACGGCCTGCAGTTGGCGCGACCCCCTGCCCGGACTGTACGGCTTTTTCGCGCCCCGCCGGGGGTCGCGCAAACCCGCTATCAATTAA
- the map gene encoding type I methionyl aminopeptidase — MNRMSVDDIPLTGRRAIKIHGPDDFEAMRRAGRLAAETLDFVTPHVVPGVTTERLDDLCHAFILDHGATSAPLGYRGFPKSICTSVNHVVCHGIPGDKVLKDGDTINIDITVVLDGWHGDTSRMFYVGEVKLLAQRLTTVTYECMMKGIEAVIPGATLGDIGAAIQQHAEANRFSVVRDFCGHGLGRVFHDAPSILHYGRQGEGEILREGMFFTIEPMINAGRFDVKILSDGWTAVTRDKKLSAQFEHSVGVTADGHEIFTLSPQGYSFPPYD, encoded by the coding sequence ATGAATCGGATGAGTGTTGACGATATTCCGCTAACCGGGCGCCGGGCGATCAAGATCCACGGCCCGGACGATTTCGAGGCGATGCGCCGGGCCGGCCGGCTGGCGGCCGAGACGCTCGATTTCGTCACCCCCCACGTCGTACCGGGCGTCACTACGGAACGGCTCGACGATCTCTGCCACGCGTTCATCCTCGACCATGGCGCGACGTCGGCGCCACTCGGCTATCGCGGCTTTCCGAAATCGATCTGCACTTCGGTGAACCATGTCGTCTGTCACGGCATCCCCGGCGACAAAGTGTTGAAGGACGGCGATACCATCAACATCGACATCACCGTTGTCCTCGATGGTTGGCACGGCGATACCTCGCGCATGTTTTATGTCGGCGAGGTCAAGCTGCTGGCGCAGCGGCTGACCACGGTGACCTACGAATGTATGATGAAAGGGATCGAGGCGGTGATACCGGGCGCCACCCTGGGCGATATCGGCGCCGCTATTCAGCAGCACGCCGAGGCCAACCGGTTTTCCGTCGTCCGCGATTTTTGCGGCCACGGTCTTGGCCGCGTGTTCCACGACGCGCCCAGCATTCTCCATTACGGACGTCAGGGCGAAGGCGAGATTCTACGAGAGGGCATGTTCTTCACAATCGAGCCGATGATCAATGCGGGCCGCTTCGACGTGAAGATCCTCAGCGACGGGTGGACCGCGGTCACCCGCGACAAGAAATTGTCGGCGCAGTTCGAACATTCGGTCGGCGTCACCGCCGACGGCCACGAAATCTTCACGCTGTCGCCCCAGGGGTATAGCTTCCCGCCTTACGACTAG
- a CDS encoding competence/damage-inducible protein A, producing MKPDDRASNDAPRDAAVSACLIIIGNEILSGRTQDKNLSYAAKWLNQNGIQLREVRVIPDVEDAIVESVNDCRRRFDYVFTTGGIGPTHDDITAASIARAFGVPIERNEAARKLLEEQYIPGDLTEARLKMADIPAGAQLIENPISKAPGFQIDNVFVMAGVPAIMQAMLDSVQHRLVGGTPVASRQIACFLAEGRVAHGLAAVQERFPHIDIGSYPFWKMRKFGVSVVLRGTDEASLAAATEAVRSLIRDLGGDPHDEAVG from the coding sequence ATGAAGCCCGACGACCGAGCATCGAACGACGCCCCGCGCGACGCGGCGGTCAGCGCCTGCCTGATCATCATCGGCAATGAGATCCTGTCCGGGCGGACCCAGGACAAGAACCTGTCCTATGCCGCCAAGTGGCTGAACCAGAACGGAATTCAGCTGCGAGAAGTGCGAGTCATCCCCGACGTCGAGGACGCGATCGTCGAATCCGTCAACGACTGCCGGCGACGCTTCGATTATGTCTTTACCACCGGCGGCATCGGCCCCACCCACGACGACATCACCGCCGCCAGCATCGCCCGTGCCTTCGGTGTCCCGATCGAGCGCAACGAGGCAGCGCGGAAGCTTCTCGAGGAACAGTACATTCCCGGCGACCTGACCGAAGCCCGCCTCAAGATGGCCGATATTCCGGCCGGCGCCCAACTGATCGAGAATCCAATCAGCAAGGCGCCGGGCTTTCAGATCGACAACGTGTTTGTCATGGCCGGGGTGCCGGCCATCATGCAGGCGATGTTGGATAGCGTTCAGCATCGTCTCGTCGGCGGCACGCCGGTGGCCTCGCGGCAGATTGCCTGTTTCCTTGCCGAAGGCCGGGTCGCCCACGGCCTGGCGGCGGTCCAGGAACGGTTCCCGCATATCGACATCGGCAGTTACCCGTTCTGGAAAATGCGCAAGTTCGGCGTCAGCGTCGTTTTGCGCGGTACCGATGAAGCGAGCCTCGCGGCGGCGACCGAGGCGGTGCGGTCACTGATCCGCGACCTCGGCGGCGATCCGCACGACGAGGCGGTGGGGTAA